Part of the Propioniciclava sp. MC1595 genome is shown below.
GCCCGAGTGGGGCGACGACTGGCGCAGCCACTTCAGCGTGCGCACCATCAACGGGCGCGAGGGCAACTCGTTGCGCCTGGACGGCGACCCGATCGTCGCGAACTACCTGCGGGTCGGCTTCGAGGCCGACGGCTCCTGGCGGCTGTTCTCCCTGCGCCCGGACTTCTCGGCCGCGGTCAAGGTCCAGTCCGAGGACGACATCACGGCGTCCACGGTCGTGCCCGGCGCGAGCGTCCCGCACGCCGACGCCACGGCGTCCGGCCTGTCGCGCAAGGTGGTCGCCAACTGCGAGCGCCTGCTGTTCCAGCGGCCCGACGACGCCATCCACCGCGGGTACGACAAGCAGACCGAGCTCGACATGGCCCAGCCGGGCACGTTCATCTCGAACTTCCAGCCGCTGACGCGCGACGACGCCCGGGCGATGGTCGAGGACGTGCAGTCGTTCTCGCTCTACACCGAGCCGATGGCCGACCTGGTCGAGTACGTCGCCGAGTCGGAGGCCGACGAGCACCCCGACTACTTCGTGGCCTCCTCCGAGCCGCGCCTGGTCGACGGCAAGCCCTCGAAGAACCCCCGCTACCTGCAGGTCCGCCCCGACCTGTCGCGGCCCGAGGCCACGGCGACGGCCGACATCGCGCTGCACCTGTTCCAGCAGGTGCCGCTCGACGAGCCCTGCCCGGCCCCGGTCGACATCGTCGCCGCGGGCCGGCGCAACAACGCCGCCGAGCCGGGCGTCCCGCCGCTGTGCACCTACAACCCGCTGCACTACATGGAGCTGCCCGAGCTCTTCATGGAGTTCATCAGCTCGATGACCGGCAAGTCGCCCTCGACGACGGGCGCGGGCTCGGAGGGCGCGATGACCAAGGGGCCGTTCAACGCGCTGCCCGCGGTCTACGACCTCAACGCGGCGTTCCTGTCGTTCGTGCTGACCGGGTACGACGGCTGGCTGTCCTCGGCCGGCACGATCGGGCCCAAGGTGCGCATCGACCACGACTTCTCGATGCTCGTCCCCGAGCTGTTCAGCCGGATGAAGGACGACGAGCGGTCGGCGTCCACGCTCATCGAGGGCGGCTACCTCGAGAAGCTGGAGGACTTCGAGCACCGCGGCGAGGTCGTCCGGGCCTCGCGGCTCGGCTACCGCATGAACGAGGCCTTCGCGATCACCTACTTCGGGCGCATCTTCCTGCACCCCGATGCGGTGTTCACCCCCGAGATGCTCGCGCCGGAGCGGCAGGACCTCGACACCTTCGCCGAGTCCATGGCCACGATCGTGCGCACGCACGAGCGGGTCGCGCAGGCGTACATCGCCGACGGCACGATCGCGGACGCCGTGCCGCCCCTGCGCGGGCTGCTCGAGATCATGGCGAACGGCTCGACAGCGGACGGACTCACCCTGGACTCGCCGCAGTTCCGGGTGCAGTTCACCCGCGAGTCGGTGCTCGCCAGCGACTGGTACGCCGCCCGCCTCGACGCCAAGCGCACCGAGGAGCTCCGCCAGGCGCACCGCGCGGCGCTCGGACTGGCCGACTTCCTGGCCGAGCCGGCGAACGCCGAGGCGGCCGAACGGCTCGACATCGACGCGCGCCGCGAGGCCGCGGAGGAGTCCGTCGCCCGGCTCGGGTCGAGCGCCTACCGCGACTCGCTGGTCGGCACGATCGGACGCCAGCCGCTGGGGTGAGGCCGGTTGGTCGGATCAACATTCAGAGGTTGATCTCAGCAAGTCAATCTCTTAACCTTGATGCGTGTTCGCCCTGACGATCGACCAGCACCGCTCGCGGACGGGTGAGGACCTCGTCCCCGCCCTGCTGGACGGCCTCGCCCCCGTCCCGACCGTGCTGCCGTTCGAGCGCACGGTCGGCGACGAGGTGCAGGGGCTGCTCGACGACCCCGACGCCGTGCTCGCGGCGCTGCTCGTGGTGCTCCGCGACGGGAACTGGTCGGTCGGCCTGGGCATCGGGCCAGTGGAGACCCCGCTGCCCGACTCGGTGCGGGCGGCGCGCGGGCAGGCCCTGCTCGACGCCCGCGCCGCGGTCGACCGCGCCAAGGGCACCGGCGAGGTGCGGGTCGCCGTGGTGTCGGCGTCCCACCCCGATGTGGCGGCCGACGTCGAGGCGGTGGCCGGCCTGATCGGCACCCTCCTCCGCCGCCGCACCGACCGGCAGTGGGCGGTCGTCGACGCGGTGGACGCCGCCCCCACCCAGCGCGCCGCCGCCGAGACCCTTGGCGTCTCGCCGCAGAACGTGTCGCAGGCCCTGGCCGCCTCGGCCATCGCCGTCGAGCGCGCGGTCTACCCTGTGCTCGTCCGACTCCTCGAGCGTGCGGAGGCCCCATGACGCTGCTCCTGACCACCCTGGTCGTCGTCGGCGCGCTCGCCCTCTCGGTGCTGGGGGGTTGGGGCGTGTCGGTCCTGGTCCTGCGCTGGGCGCGCGTGCCCGACGTGATTCTCCCCGAGTACGAGCGGGACGCCACGGGTCGCCTCGTCCCGATCCTGGCCAGCACGCCGAAGCCCTCGCGGCCGCTGCTGCGCGGCGGGCTGTGGGTCGGTGTCCTCGAACGCGTCGCGATCACCGGGGCGATCATCGCCGGCCGCCCCGAGCTGATCGCGGTCGTGGTCGCGGTCAAGGGCCTGGGCCGCTACCCCGAGCTGCAGCAGGCCGGCGGCGCCAGCGAGCGGTTCATCATCGGCACGCTGGCCTCGTTCACGGTCGCCGTCGTCGTCGGGCTGGCCGCGGTCGCTGTGCTGCCCCTGGTCCCCTGAACGCGTTCCCCGTTGTGGCACGCCCCTGAGACGGTTGCCACGCCGGACTGGGAATGTGGGTGCCCGGGTGATAGAACGGCCCGGTGACCGACCCCAACATCATCCGCGTCGAGGGCACCGACCGGACCTTCCACCGCATGAAGGTCCTGTCCGTCGTGCTCCTGCCGCTGGCGATGTCGCTGATGGCACTCTCGGCGGTCAACGTGGCGCTGCCCACGATCGAGCTGGGGCTGGACGCCACCCCGACCGACGTGCAGTGGATCCTGTCGGGGTACGCGCTGGCGCTGGGCGTCTCGCTCATCCCCGCCGGACGCGCCGGCGACGTGCTCGGTCGGGGCACGTGGTTCGTGGTCGGCCTGGTCCTGTTCGTGGCGGCCTCGCTGGCGTGCGGGCTGGCGCCCACGCCGTTCCTGCTCAACGTCGGCCGGATCGTGCAGGGCATCGGGGCGGGCATCTTCTCGCCGCAGGTCACGGGCATGATCCAGCAGTACTTCTGGGGCCAGGGGCGTGCCAAGGCGTTCGCCATGTTCGGGCTGGTGATCTCGGCGTCCGTGGCGGTCGGGCCGGTACTGACCGGCGCGATCATCGAGGCGCTCGGCCCCGAGAACGGCTGGCGCTGGGCCTTCTTCATCTACATCCCGATCGGCCTGCTCGCGATCATCCTCGCGCTCGCTTGGTTCCCCTTCGAGACCGAGCGCAAGCGGCGGCTGGCGCGCGCCGGGGGCGGGCCCGCGGCGTCCGGACGGCTCGACCTCGACCCCGTCGGGACGGTGCTGCTGACGCTGGCCATCCTGGCGCTGATGTACCCCTTCATGGCCCACGCCGCGTGGGCCTGGTGGCTGCTGCCCGCCGCGCCGGTGCTGGTCTGGCTCTGGGTGCGCTGGGAGCGCCGCTACGCCGCCCGCGGCGGGGCGCCGATGGTGGACATGGGGCTGTTCGGCTACCGCTCGTTCCGCAACGGGATGCTGGTGTCCGGGACGATGTTCCTCGGCGTGGCCAGTTCGTTCGCCGTGCTGGCGCTGTTCCTGCAGAACGGGCTGGGCGTCGCCGCGATCGCCGTCGGCCTGGTCGGACTCCCGAACGCCGTCGTGAGCGCGTTCTCGTCGGTGTGGTCGGTGCGCTACGTCATGGACCGCGGCCGCCCCCTGATCGTGTGGATGCTCGGGCTGATGGCGCTCGGCGTGCTGCTCAGCCTGGGCGTCGCGCTGCTGCAGCCGCTGGGCGTCCCGTGGTGGGTGCTGGCGGCGACCCTCACCCTGAACGGCTTCGCGATGGGCGCCTTCGGGTCGGCGAACCAGACCCTGTCGATGCAGGACGTCCCGGCCGAGCACGGCGGCACGGCCGGCGGCATCAAGCAGACCGTCGAGCGCATCGGCGCTGCCCTGGGCAACGCCATGGTGGTGGGCGTGTTCTTCGGGCTGGTCCCGCTCGGCTGGACCACCGCGTTCACCGGCGCCTACCTCGCCATCACGCTGTTCGTCCTCGCGGCCCTCGTGCTGGCCGTGGTCGACGAGCGACAGCACCGCGCCCCGGTCGCCTAGGGTCGACTTTCGTCGGGGCCGGCGGGGGTCAGGGTCATCCCGATGGCCACCCCGGTTCCCCCCGCGGTCGGATGCCCGCACCCGGGTGGCGGGCACAGGATCAGGGCATGACCACGACGCCCCCCCTTCGTCGCACCCCGATCGTCACCCTCGCCGCCGTCGCCGACCTCGTGACCCTCGGGAGCACCTCCCGCGCCGCCGAGCTCCGCGCCGCCCGCGCCCGCCGCCTGCACGCCGAGGCGTCCGCCCACTCCGCCGCCGAACTCGAGCTGATGCGCGCCACCGGGGCCGAGCGCTTCGCCGTCGCGTGCGCCGCACCCTTCCGCGAGCGGGTCGGCCTCGAGCTCGCCACCGCCACCCGCGAGGGCCGTCGCGCGCCCCTGCTCCAGCTGATGGCGCTACCGGGCCCGGTCGGCCGCTGGCGCACCGCCCTCGACCACGAGTTCGACGTCACCGACGCCGTCAGCGCCGAGACGTTCGTCACCACCCGCTCGGCACTCGCGCACTCGCTCGCCCCCCGCTCGGCCAGCTGCGCCACCCTGCTCGCCGCCGAGTGCCTGCACGTCGCCACCGTGGCCGCGGGCGTCGGCTACTGGACCCGCGCCGAGGCCCTCGCCGCCGCCGCGCCCCTGACCGACCTGCTGATCGGGCTGCACGGCTCGTGGGGCTCGTTCGCCGAGTCGTTCCTGGCCGGCGAGCAGTCCTGCGGGCGCCCCGACGACGTGCGGCACGTGGTGTTCGCCCAGGTCGTGGCCCGGTTGCTCTCCGACCCGCGGTCGCCCTGGCTCGAGGTGTCCTGGCCGGACGCCGAGGCGGCCTGAGCGCCCGGGCTCAGAACCCGGCCAGCCGGGCCAGCGCGGCGGCGATGGCGCCCACGACGACGACCACGAGGTACGGGGCGCGCAGCCACAGCGCGACCGCAGCAGCCCCGAGGGCCGCGAGGCGGGCGTCCAGCACGAGGGCCGTGCCCGTGACGACCGTGTTGACGAGCACGAGGCTGGTGAGGAGCCCGACGGTCATGCCCGCGCTGACCGTCGCGACCCACGGGCGGTCGAGCAGGCTGTCGGGCACGAGGTACCCGGCGAGCTTGGTGGCGTAGGCGATGCCGCAGGCAGCCAGCACCCAGATCCAGAGGTCGGTCACGCGTCCCTCCGGTGTTGGGCGACGGCCATCGCCCCGGAGACGACCGCAGCGAGGATGATCGGGATGCCGGCCGGCACGAACGGGACCGCGACCAGCGTCACGAAGGCTGCGGCGATGGCGATGGCGTGGGCGTCCCCGCTGGTGAGCCGGGGCCAGAGGAGGCCGAGGAACGCGGCGACCGCCGCGCCGTCGAGCCCCCAGGCCTGCGGGTCACCGAGGCGCTCGCCGGCGAGGGCGCCGAGCAGGGTGAAGAGGTTCCAGAGGGTCCAGACGCCGATGCCGGCCGCCCAGAAGCCGCGGCGGCGCTCATCGGTGGTGACCTGCGCGACCGCCGTGGCGGTCGACTCGTCGATGGTGAGGTGGGCCTGCAAGGGGCGGATCGCCCGGCGGGGCCGCAGGAGTGCGTTGATCTGGACCCCGTACACGGCGTTGCGCAGGCCCAACAGCGAGGCGGCCGTGGTGGCGGCGGCGAGCGATCCCCCGCCGGAGATGACGCCGATGAAGGCGAACTGGGAGCCGCCGGTGAACATCAGCGCGCTGAGCGCGACCGCCTGCCAGACCGACAGGCCGGCCGCGACGGCCAGCGCCCCGAACGAGATGCCGTAGAGGCCGACCGCGACGGCGATCGACAGCCCCATGCGCACCGCCGGCGTCAGCCGGGCGGCGGCGGTGGGGGCGGGGCTGGTCACCGGGGTGATGCTAGCCCCGCCCCCGTCGGCTCAGTCGAGCAGGTCCGCGTACAGGACCGACGACAGGTAGCGCTCGCCGAAGCTCGGGATCACCACGACGATCGTCTTGCCGGCGTTCTCCTCGCGGGCGGCGAGTTCACCGGCCGAGGCCAGCGCCGCGCCCGAGCTGATGCCGACGAGCAGGCCCTCCTCGCGGGCGGCGCGACGGGCCCACTCGACGGCGGTCTCGGAGTCCTGCGGCAGGACCTCGTCGATCACCGAGCGGTCGAGGATCTCGGGGATGAAGTTGGCCCCGATGCCCTGGATCTTGTGCGGGCCGGGCTGGCCGCCCGACAGGATCGGGGACTCCTTCGGCTCGACGGCGACGATGCGCACCTCGGGCTTGCGCTCCTTGAGCACCTGGCCGACGCCGCTGATGGTGCCGCCGGTGCCCACGCCGGCCACGACGATGTCGACCTGGCCGTCGGTGTCGGCCCAGATCTCCTCGGCGGTGGTCTCCTTGTGCACCGCCACGTTGGCCGGGTTGGCGAACTGGCGGGCCAGGACCGCGCCCTCGGTGGCGGCGGCGATCTCCTCGGCCTTCGCCACCGCGCCGCGCATGCCCTCGGGGCCGGGGGTCAGGACGAGCTCGGCGCCGAAGGCGCGCAGCAGGGCGCGGCGCTCCTTGGACATGGTCTCGGGCATCGCGAGGATCACCTTGTAGCCGCGGGCCGCGCCGACGAAGGCGAGCGCGATGCCGGTGTTGCCGGACGTGCCCTCGACGATCGTGCCGCCGGGCTTGAGCTCGCCGGAGGCCTCGGCCGCGTCCACGATGGCGACGCCGATGCGGTCCTTGACCGAGTTGGCGGGGTTGTAGAACTCGAGCTTGGCGTAGACGTCGGCCTTGGAGTCGCCGAAGAGGCGGTTGATGCGCACCAGGGGGGTGCGGCCGATGAGGGCGGTGGCGTCGGAGAAGTAGTTCGTCATGGGAGGGTTCCTTGTCTGGTTGTGCGAGTGGTGTTCGTTCGGGGAGGGACGTCGGCCGGTGTGCGTGGCGTGCACCCGGGCGACGCCCCCTCCCAGGTCCTGCGGGGTGTGGGGGTGGGTGTCGGCGCCGTGGTTCAGGCCTTCTGGACCGTGATCGTCCAGGAGGCGTCGCCCACCTGCTCGAAGTTCGTCACCGGGTAGCCGGCGGCGGCCGCCCAGTGCGGGATCGAGTCGGTGGCCTGGGTGCAGTCGAAGTCGATGACGAGCTCATCACCGGGCTCGAGCTGCTTGATCGCCTGCTTGGCCTCCACCAGGGGGAACGGGCAGACCTGCCCGACCGTGTTGAGCTGGTAGCGGCGTCCGCCCTCGAGGGTGGCGACGGGGGTGACGGCGTCCAGGTCGGGGCTGACGGGCGACTGCACGAGGGTGGTGGCGGGGTTGCGGAAGCGGTCGAAGAATCCCATGGGAGGTTCCTTTCTCAACGGGACGCCGCGGGCTGCGGCACGAGCACGGGGGCGGCGCCCTCGCGGCGGTGGGTCTGGATGAAGAAGCGGGCGGCGACCCCGACACCGAGGAAGGTGAACAGGAACGCGAGCCAGCCCTGGTAGCCGAACAGCGCGGTCTGGACGAGCGCGTTGCCGATGGTGCAGCCGCCGGCGATCGCCGCGCCGATGCCCATCAGGGAGCCGCCGCCGATGGCGCGGACCGCGGTGCGGGCGTCGGGGGCGCGGAGGCGGAACTCGCCGGACAGCTTGGCGGCGATGTAGGAGCCGGGGATGAGGCCGAGAACGAACAGGACGCCCCAGTCGATGCGCTCGACGTTGCCGGTGGCGAGGAAGTCCACGATGTTGGCGCTCGGGGTGGTGATGCCCAGGCCGGCGTTGCGGCCGGTGGCGTTGCTCAGCGGGTAGGCCAGGGCGGCCAGGGAGCCGACGGCGATGGCGCTGGCGTAGGGGCTCCACGGCTTCTCGAACAGCAGGTGGGCCAGGCCGGTGCGCTTGCCGGTGGAGGCGAGGGTGGCGACGCGCTGCTGGCGCTGGCGGGTGATCGCCCAGGCCACGACGGCCACGAGGATCGCGACGAGGAACCACGGGCTGATGCCCAGCGAGCCGTGGATCGTGGTCAGCTCCGACTTGTCGGCGCGCGCTGCGTCGTTGACCGGCTTCAGGGCGCCGTACTTCATGACCTGCGCGAGCAGGGCGTAGAAGATGAGCGCGATCCACGAGCCGATGAGGCCCTCGCCGGAGCGGTAGTAGGTGCCGGTGGCGCAGCCGCCGGCGAGCACGATGCCGATGCCGAACAGGAACGAGCCACCGGCGACGCCGAGCCAGGCGACCTGCGGGACGTTGGCCTGGATGAGGCCCGCGCCGAGCAGGAACTGGACGATGACGGCCTGCACGGCGATGGCGAGGCCGAAGGCGGTGAGCCAACGGGTCGAGCCCGAGAGCCACACGTCGCGGAAGGCGCCGGTGACGCAGAAGCGCCCCCGTTGGAAGACGAAGCCGAGCGCGATGCCCAGCGCGAGTCCGGTGAGGATCATGGTGTTCTCCTGGCGGGTGTGAATGGGGTCGGGAAATGGGCGCACGAAGGTGCAGGAATGCCACGGAAAAGGGCATGGGGAAATGGCCGACAATTCACGGGTGCCGAAAAGGCGGCGACGGGTGATTGCGGGTCAGCGCGGGAGTGGGACGCGGGGCGTCCCGGGTGCCGGGGCCGTCAGCGACGGCTCACGACGGCAGGCGTCAGGCGCGACAACAACACGGACAGGCAGCAACACACATGCCGCACGCGAGGCGTGCGGTGTGGGGCTGGCGGGCGTCCGCGTGTCCGGTCATCGAGGGAGATTTCCTTGCCTGGTGGGCCGAAGCCCTGGAACAGATGGTTGAACCGTAGATCAAGAATTCACTTCATGACAAATGACGTCTCACATTTCGGTACCGCGCCCCTCCACCGACGGCGGGGACGGCGCGAGTAGGCTGGGTGCGGCCCGACCCCAGGACACGGATGGAGACGAGAATGGTGCACGCGCGACGGCTGGCAGCCGCGGGGCTCGCCCTGGCCACCCTCGTCGGCGTCGCCGCGTGCTCCACCGAGACCGTCCGCACCGGCGAGCGGCCCAACAAGCCGACCGCGGCCGCCACGCAGGCCCGGACGCCGAACGCCGACCCGGCAGCCATCCGGCTCTCCGAGCTGCCGGGCTACCTCCCGCCGCGCGGGACGGGCGAGGCCAACGTCTTCGAGCGCAACATGACCGACTCCGCCGGCACCTTCTCGTGGTCGGTCGTCGACGAGCACGGCGAGCCGACCGGCTACTCCAGCCGCGAGCAGGTCGTCTTCGGCGACCCCGAGACCTACAACCAGATCCCGGGCGTGCTGACGTTCCGGGGGAACAACCACCGCACCGGGGGCGCTTGGGGCGCCGCGCAGGTGACCGAGCAGCAGCTCGAGGTGGCGTGGACCAGGCAGATCGGCGAGATCCGCGGCGAGGGCTCCTACTGGCCCGGCGCCGGCTGGACCGGCCAGCCGCTGCTCGTCCAGTGGCCACGCGAGACCAAGGTGGCCATGGGGCTGGACGCGAAGTACGTCGACGACGACAACTTCGTCGAGGTGATCTACCCCGTCTTCGAGGGCAAGATCCACCGGCTCGACCTCAAGACCGGCGAGCCGACCAAGCCGGCCATCGAGGTGGGCTGGGGATTCAAGGGCACGGCGTCCGTCGACCCCCGTGGCTACCCGCTGCTGTACGCCGGACAGGGCCTCAACGACACCAACGGCACGATCGGCCCGTGGCGGTACCGGGTGTTCGACCTGATCCAGAACAAGGAGGTCTGGCACATCGCCGGCCTCGACCCCGCCGCCCCGCGCCAGGACTGGGGGGCGTTCGACTCCTCCGCGCTGGTGGACGCCCAGACCGACACGCTGATGGCCCCGGCCGAGAACGGGCTCATCTACAAGGTCAAGCTGAACAGCTCCTATGACCCGGAGGCGAAGAAGGTCACCGTCGACCCCGAGGTGACGCGGCTGCGGTACACGGCGCCCGGCAACGAGAAGTACGGCATCGAGAACTCGGCCGTGGCCTACCGCAACCTGATGTTCGCCGCCGACAACGAGGGCAAGCTCTTCGCCTGGGACGCCACCACCCTCGAGATGCTGTGGATGCGCGAGGTCGAGGACGACACCGACGCCTCGCTCGTGCTCGAGGAAACCCCGCAGGGCGTGTTCCTCTACACGGGCAATGAGGTCGACGCCCGCAAGCAGGCCACGGGCGACCTGGTCACGAACGTCCGCAAGATCGACGCGATGACCGGCAAGCAGCTGTGGCAGTACGACATCCCGGCCTACTACACCGGCATCAACGGCGGCGTGCTGGCGACGCCCGTGCTCGGCAAGGGGCCGATCGCCGACCTGGTGATCTTCAACATCTCCCGCACCACGGCCCCGCGCGAGGGCGACCTCGTGGCGCTGGACAAGGCCACCGGCGAGGTCGTGTGGCGCCGGCACCTGGGCAACTACTCGTGGAGCTCGCCGACGCTGGTCACCTCGACCGATGGCCGCCTCTACGGCGTGCTGGCCGACTCCGAGGGCGTGATGCACCTGTTCGACCCCGAGACCGGCGAGGACATCTCCACCGTCAGCCTGGGCAAGAACGTCGAGGCCACCCCGTCCGTGTTCGGCGACATGCTCGTCGTGGCGTCCTACGACCGCAACATCTACGGCATCAGGATTCGCTGAACGCGTCCGCGATGCCCTGGAGCTTCGCGACATGGGCGGGCCAGCCACCCTCGGGCTCCCACACGTTGCTGAGGCTCGGCGCCATGCCGGTCGCGCCGTCGATGGCCTCACGCAGGATGTCGGCCTGCCCCGCCTGGCGGGAGACGTCGTACAGCACGTGGACCAGCAGCCGCCGTCTCGTCGGCCGTCGCGTAGAGGTCGCCGTTGGGGTCGTCCTCGAAGTCGTAGGCGGGGAACGTGATGCCGTGCTCGCGGCCCAGGCACGCCCCGAAGTACTCCGCCTCGACCCCGGCGCAGTGCTTGACCAGGCCCAGCAGGCTCGTGCCGGTGGACGTGCGCGGCAGCCGCAGGTCACGCTCCGACAGCCCCTCGGTCTTCCAGACCAGCCCCTCGCGGGCAGCCCGGAGGTAGCGGGCCAGGATGTCCTTCTCGTCCATGCCCCCAGCATGGCCAACGCCGCCGACATTTACGATGGCCCCATGAGCGCGCCCGAGCACCCCGACCTGGGCGCCGTGCTGGCCCCGCTCGGGGCGTCCCTGCCCGAACTCGCCGAGGCCACCTGCGCGCAGATCTACGCCGAACTCGACTCCTACGCCTCGATCTCGCACGAGGCGCTGACCGCGGCCGTGCGCCGCAACCTCGACACGGCCATGGACGCCCTGCGCTCCGGCACGGTCCCCCACCCGGCCCAGCTGGACGGGGCCGCCCAGACCGCCCGGGAGCGCTTCGAGGCCGGGGTGCCCGTGGAGGAGATCGTGCGCGGGTTCCGGATCTCGATCGCGCTCATCCACGAGCGGTTCGTCGACCTCGCCGTCACGCTGGGCCTGCCCGCCGAGGCGACGGTGGGTGGCGTCCGGCTGATGTGGGGCGTCGCAGACGCGTTCACCACCCGCATCATCACGGAGTACCACGCGCTCGAGGTCGACGCGGCCCTGCGCGACGTCCACCGGCGGGCCGCCACCGTGCGTTCCCTGCTCGCCGGCGAGGCGCCGGCCGAGGCGCACAGCACGCTGAACCCGACCGCCGCCTACGCAGCCATCCGGGCCGACATCCCGGACGCCGCGGGTTCGGAGTCCCTGCGCCGCCGGCTCGAGGCGTCCGGGTCGACCCCCACGGCCCGCGCGGTGGTCGTGGTCGACGGCGGGCAGTGCCTGGGGTTGGTGGCCACCACCCCCTCCGTCGACGACGTGCCGGTCGGCATCGGCCCGTTCGGACGCCTCGACGACCTGCCCCGCTCGGACCGGGTGGCGCAACAGGCCCTCGCGCTTGCCCGGCGCCTGGACCGCACGGGCGCGCAGGGGATCGACGACCTGGGCTGGCGCCTCGCCGCCGCGTCCCGCCCGGATGTCTGGCGCCACTACGCGGAGCGGTTCCTGACGCCGTTGGAGTCGGAACCGGCCTACGCCGCCGAGATCCTCGGCACACTGCGGGCGTGGTTCGCGGCGGGGCGCAGCATCCCGCGCGCGGCGGAGGCGCTGCACGTGCACGTCAACACCGTCCGGCACCGTCTCGGCCGGTTCGGCGAGCTGACGGGCGCCGACCTCGATGATCCCGACGACCTGGTGGGCGCGCTCTGGGTGGCCGAGTTGGGCGCACCCGAACCCGCGGCGTCCGGATTGTAGAACCACACAATGTGCTGACTGTCAGACTGGACGCCTGACCGTGGCACACCCGTGGCGCCCGACCCTACGGTTGGACGCATGAGCAAAGTCATCGAGGACATCGCTCCCGCGCTCACCGAGAGGCTCCGCGACGGGATGACCCTCGCCGTCGGCGGCTTCGGGCTGTGCGGGATCCCCACCGACCTGATCAAGGTCGTGCGCGACTCCGGGGTCAAGGACCTCACGATCGTCTCCAACAACCTGGGCATCGACGGCAAGGGGCTGGGCCTGCTGCTGGAGAACAACCAGATCAGCAAGGTGCTGGCGAGCTACGTCGGCGAGAACAACCTGTTCATGCAGCAGTTCATCAGCGGCGAGCTGGACGTGGAGTTCGTGCCGCAGGGCACGCTGGCCGAGCGCCTGCGAGCGGGCGGGTCCGGCATCCCGGCGTTCTACACCGCCACCGGTGTCGGCACCGAGGTCGCCGAGGGCAAGCCGACCGCCGACTTCGACGGCCGCACCTACGTGCTCGAGCGGGGCATCGTCGCCGACATCGCGCTCGTGCACGCCCACACCGCCGACACCACCGGCAACCTCGTCTACCGCCGCACGGCGCGCAACTTCAACCCGGTCGTCGCCATGTGCGGCGAGGTCACGTTCGTGCAGGCCGAGAACATCGTCGAGCCGGGCGCGATCGACCCGGACGCCGTGCACACCCCCGGCGTGTACGTGACCCACGTGACCCGTGCGATCTCCCCCACCGACATCGAGCAGCGGACGGTGCGCCCGCGCCCCGGCTCCTCCGACCAGAAGGAGGCCTGACATGGGCTGGACCCGCGACGAGATGGCCGCCATCGCGGCCTCCGAGCTCGCCGACGGCGACTACGTGAACCTGGGCATCGGCATGCCGACCCTGGTCGCGAACAACCTGCCCGCGGGCGTGACCGTGCACCTGCAGAGCGAGAACGGCATCCTGGGCATGGGGCCGTTCCCGTACGAGGGCGACGAGGACGCCGACCTGATCAACGCCGGCAAGCAGACGGTGACGCTGCTGCCGGGTGCGGCGATCTTCGACTCGGCGACGTCGTTCGGGATGATCCGCGGCGGCAAGATGGCCGCGGCGATCCTGGGCGCGATGCAGG
Proteins encoded:
- a CDS encoding MFS transporter, with amino-acid sequence MTDPNIIRVEGTDRTFHRMKVLSVVLLPLAMSLMALSAVNVALPTIELGLDATPTDVQWILSGYALALGVSLIPAGRAGDVLGRGTWFVVGLVLFVAASLACGLAPTPFLLNVGRIVQGIGAGIFSPQVTGMIQQYFWGQGRAKAFAMFGLVISASVAVGPVLTGAIIEALGPENGWRWAFFIYIPIGLLAIILALAWFPFETERKRRLARAGGGPAASGRLDLDPVGTVLLTLAILALMYPFMAHAAWAWWLLPAAPVLVWLWVRWERRYAARGGAPMVDMGLFGYRSFRNGMLVSGTMFLGVASSFAVLALFLQNGLGVAAIAVGLVGLPNAVVSAFSSVWSVRYVMDRGRPLIVWMLGLMALGVLLSLGVALLQPLGVPWWVLAATLTLNGFAMGAFGSANQTLSMQDVPAEHGGTAGGIKQTVERIGAALGNAMVVGVFFGLVPLGWTTAFTGAYLAITLFVLAALVLAVVDERQHRAPVA
- a CDS encoding DUF1266 domain-containing protein; this translates as MTTTPPLRRTPIVTLAAVADLVTLGSTSRAAELRAARARRLHAEASAHSAAELELMRATGAERFAVACAAPFRERVGLELATATREGRRAPLLQLMALPGPVGRWRTALDHEFDVTDAVSAETFVTTRSALAHSLAPRSASCATLLAAECLHVATVAAGVGYWTRAEALAAAAPLTDLLIGLHGSWGSFAESFLAGEQSCGRPDDVRHVVFAQVVARLLSDPRSPWLEVSWPDAEAA
- a CDS encoding AzlD domain-containing protein; its protein translation is MTDLWIWVLAACGIAYATKLAGYLVPDSLLDRPWVATVSAGMTVGLLTSLVLVNTVVTGTALVLDARLAALGAAAVALWLRAPYLVVVVVGAIAAALARLAGF
- a CDS encoding AzlC family ABC transporter permease; protein product: MTSPAPTAAARLTPAVRMGLSIAVAVGLYGISFGALAVAAGLSVWQAVALSALMFTGGSQFAFIGVISGGGSLAAATTAASLLGLRNAVYGVQINALLRPRRAIRPLQAHLTIDESTATAVAQVTTDERRRGFWAAGIGVWTLWNLFTLLGALAGERLGDPQAWGLDGAAVAAFLGLLWPRLTSGDAHAIAIAAAFVTLVAVPFVPAGIPIILAAVVSGAMAVAQHRRDA
- the cysK gene encoding cysteine synthase A yields the protein MTNYFSDATALIGRTPLVRINRLFGDSKADVYAKLEFYNPANSVKDRIGVAIVDAAEASGELKPGGTIVEGTSGNTGIALAFVGAARGYKVILAMPETMSKERRALLRAFGAELVLTPGPEGMRGAVAKAEEIAAATEGAVLARQFANPANVAVHKETTAEEIWADTDGQVDIVVAGVGTGGTISGVGQVLKERKPEVRIVAVEPKESPILSGGQPGPHKIQGIGANFIPEILDRSVIDEVLPQDSETAVEWARRAAREEGLLVGISSGAALASAGELAAREENAGKTIVVVIPSFGERYLSSVLYADLLD
- a CDS encoding sulfurtransferase TusA family protein, which codes for MGFFDRFRNPATTLVQSPVSPDLDAVTPVATLEGGRRYQLNTVGQVCPFPLVEAKQAIKQLEPGDELVIDFDCTQATDSIPHWAAAAGYPVTNFEQVGDASWTITVQKA
- a CDS encoding YeeE/YedE family protein — encoded protein: MILTGLALGIALGFVFQRGRFCVTGAFRDVWLSGSTRWLTAFGLAIAVQAVIVQFLLGAGLIQANVPQVAWLGVAGGSFLFGIGIVLAGGCATGTYYRSGEGLIGSWIALIFYALLAQVMKYGALKPVNDAARADKSELTTIHGSLGISPWFLVAILVAVVAWAITRQRQQRVATLASTGKRTGLAHLLFEKPWSPYASAIAVGSLAALAYPLSNATGRNAGLGITTPSANIVDFLATGNVERIDWGVLFVLGLIPGSYIAAKLSGEFRLRAPDARTAVRAIGGGSLMGIGAAIAGGCTIGNALVQTALFGYQGWLAFLFTFLGVGVAARFFIQTHRREGAAPVLVPQPAASR